The stretch of DNA GAAAGTGTCTTTCCAATTTCAAAAGAACAAGACTTTTATCCAGAGTTTAAGCAAGTAGAAGGTATCAGTCATATTCAAGCAGTAGCTACTAAATTTGGTATTATACGTACCGAAACCGATTTTGAAGGTGCTATTTTAAAAGGTGTTGGAGGAGATTATGATTGGAAGTATTTTGAAGAATTTTTAATAGAAGGTAGATTGCCAACCTTTACTAAGAAATGGAGCGAAGAAGTTTTAATTTCTCAATATTTAGCTAAAAGATTAGGCTTTAGAGTGGATGAAGATTTTCAAATGGTATTTGCAAAAGATGACCCAGAAAAATTGCCAAATATTATAACCTTTAACATTGTTGGTATTTATAATTCAGGATTTCAAGATCTGGATAAGCAGTATATAATAGGCAATATTCGTCATATACAGCGTATTAATAGATGGGAGGAAGACCAAATTGGGAATTTTGAAGTGTTTATTGATGATTATGATGAAATTGATAGAAAAGGTGTAGAAATATATAAAAGCATACCCTCAGTACTTAATGCAGAAACCATTACAAACAAATATGCTTCAATTTTTGATTGGATTAAAATTTTTGATACAAATATTTATGGAATTATAGGTATCATGATACTCGTAGCGGGTATTAACATGATAACCGCGTTACTTGTTTTAATATTGGAGCGTACTCAAATGATAGGGATATTAAAGGCCATAGGAAGCAACAATTGGAGCATCCGAAAACTATTTTTATATAATGCAACTTACTTAATTTTTCGTGGATTATTATGGGGGAATATTATTGGATTAGGACTTCTCTTTACTCAAAAATATTTTAAAATTATTACACTGCCTGAGGAAACATATTATGTCGCAGAAGCACCTGTCTATGTCAGTCTTAGTTACGTTTTAGCGCTAAATATAGGTACGTTTGTACTCTGTTTACTTATGCTTTTGATACCATCTTATATAATTACAAAAATATCTCCAGTAAAAGCTATTAGGTTCGAATAATTTCTAATATTTTGGTCGCTTCCTGTTAGGAACTATTTTTATTCGTGACTTACGCTTTATAATTAAGGATATCATTACAATCTATAACACAACAGATAACTAACTTTTTAGTAAATTTATATTATGGAATACGCTGAAAACATACTAGGTACTATTGGAAATACGCCATTGGTGAAATTAAATAAGCTTGTTGAAGAATTACCGTGCTTAGTTTTAGCAAAATACGAAACATTTAACCCTGGTAATTCTGTTAAGGATAGAATGGCTGTAAAAATGATTGAAGATGCAGAAGTGGATGGACGATTAAAACCAGGTGGAACCATTATTGAAGGTACATCTGGAAATACGGGTATGGGATTGGCATTAGCAGCCATAGTAAAAGGCTACAAAATGATCTGTGTTATAAGTGATAAACAGAGTAAGGAAAAAATGGACATTTTAAGAGCCGTAGGAAGTAAAGTAGTCGTGTGTCCAACTAATGTAGAACCAGAAGATCCAAAATCATATTATTCAACTTCAAAACGACTTGCCGAAGAAACACCAAACTCTTGGTATGTAAATCAATATGATAATCCAAGTAATACGGCAGCACATTACGAAAGTACAGGGCCAGAGAT from Flavivirga spongiicola encodes:
- a CDS encoding ABC transporter permease, with the protein product MNYEFFIAKRIIGSKAYKSSISAPIIKIGIAAIVIGIVVMMVAIATGIGLQQKIRDKVVAFNGHVIIMNYDSNNSQESVFPISKEQDFYPEFKQVEGISHIQAVATKFGIIRTETDFEGAILKGVGGDYDWKYFEEFLIEGRLPTFTKKWSEEVLISQYLAKRLGFRVDEDFQMVFAKDDPEKLPNIITFNIVGIYNSGFQDLDKQYIIGNIRHIQRINRWEEDQIGNFEVFIDDYDEIDRKGVEIYKSIPSVLNAETITNKYASIFDWIKIFDTNIYGIIGIMILVAGINMITALLVLILERTQMIGILKAIGSNNWSIRKLFLYNATYLIFRGLLWGNIIGLGLLFTQKYFKIITLPEETYYVAEAPVYVSLSYVLALNIGTFVLCLLMLLIPSYIITKISPVKAIRFE